A region of Streptomyces sp. NBC_01788 DNA encodes the following proteins:
- a CDS encoding glycosyltransferase 87 family protein produces MGVRTLCTTALLAALVAVVAATVRLGGDLGHPAALLYWYAAAWVLFAGAAWMVRRVPVRTAVVLILAGGIALCVAALSTPPRTSDDMYRYAWDGRVQAAGISPYAYPPDASQLARLRDPWLFPAGTACHGWDLHSVAGACTHINRPSEHTIYPPVAEGWFLLVHAVSPAGGRHKPLQLAGAALAVVTTVALLLVQRRTCGDTRRVALWAWCPAVPFAAVNDAHVDTLGVLLTVAALGTAVAARRGALLGAAIAVKLLPVLTLPGALSGVLAPGYDPRARLRRTTCVLLTAVGVVALAYLPYLPASGSAVLGYLPGYLREEGYEPGNVSRFALLRLVLPDAWAGPAAVALVGLSAWYVLRRGDPERPWHGSLLVTGTALLLTSPVYYWYALLVVALVAMGGRWEWLAVAAAGTVLYVAGGLQQQAVQASAYGLAAVTVLAGVLVRARARGGGDRGLDGA; encoded by the coding sequence GTGGGAGTACGCACGCTCTGCACCACGGCACTGCTCGCCGCCCTCGTTGCCGTCGTCGCCGCGACGGTCCGCTTGGGCGGTGATCTCGGCCATCCGGCTGCGCTGCTGTACTGGTACGCCGCCGCGTGGGTGCTGTTCGCCGGAGCGGCGTGGATGGTGCGCCGCGTGCCGGTGCGCACCGCCGTGGTGCTGATCCTGGCCGGGGGGATCGCCCTGTGCGTGGCGGCACTGTCGACTCCGCCGCGCACCAGCGACGACATGTACCGCTACGCGTGGGACGGTCGCGTCCAGGCTGCGGGGATCTCCCCGTACGCCTACCCGCCGGACGCGTCACAGCTTGCCCGGTTGCGTGATCCGTGGCTCTTTCCCGCCGGGACCGCGTGCCATGGGTGGGACCTCCATTCAGTGGCGGGTGCGTGCACGCACATCAACAGGCCGTCCGAACACACGATCTATCCACCCGTGGCCGAGGGGTGGTTCCTGCTGGTGCACGCGGTCTCCCCGGCAGGCGGGCGGCATAAGCCACTGCAGCTCGCCGGTGCGGCGCTCGCCGTCGTCACGACGGTGGCGCTGCTGCTGGTGCAGCGGCGTACGTGTGGTGACACGCGGCGGGTGGCACTGTGGGCATGGTGTCCGGCGGTGCCGTTCGCCGCGGTCAACGATGCGCATGTGGACACGCTCGGAGTGCTGCTCACAGTGGCCGCGCTCGGCACGGCCGTGGCAGCACGTCGTGGAGCGCTGCTCGGGGCGGCGATCGCCGTCAAGCTGCTACCCGTGCTCACCCTCCCCGGTGCGCTGTCGGGAGTACTGGCTCCCGGGTATGACCCGCGGGCCCGGCTGCGGCGGACGACGTGCGTGCTGCTCACGGCCGTTGGCGTTGTGGCACTCGCCTATCTCCCGTACCTGCCGGCGTCCGGTTCCGCGGTCCTGGGTTATCTCCCCGGCTATCTGCGAGAAGAGGGGTACGAGCCGGGCAACGTCAGCCGGTTCGCGCTGCTGCGGCTGGTGCTGCCGGACGCGTGGGCCGGTCCGGCCGCCGTCGCACTAGTGGGGCTCAGTGCCTGGTACGTCCTGCGGCGCGGCGATCCAGAGCGGCCGTGGCACGGATCGCTGCTGGTCACGGGCACTGCGCTGCTGCTCACCTCGCCTGTGTACTACTGGTATGCGCTGCTCGTCGTGGCCCTCGTGGCGATGGGTGGCCGATGGGAGTGGCTCGCCGTTGCTGCCGCGGGCACCGTGCTGTATGTCGCGGGCGGACTGCAGCAGCAGGCTGTTCAGGCCTCTGCGTACGGGCTGGCCGCCGTGACGGTGCTCGCCGGCGTACTCGTCCGGGCGCGGGCGCGTGGCGGCGGAGACAGGGGGCTGGACGGTGCGTGA
- a CDS encoding GNAT family N-acetyltransferase, with product MSRSSSSVTVRRTDAKHRYEILVDGERAGLAAYRDHGDQRVFYHTVVDDAFAGQGLASRLVQEALTDVRESGKRIVPVCPYVAGFLKRHEEFADITDPVTTEIQHWLDAQPG from the coding sequence ATGAGCCGGTCCTCCAGCTCCGTGACCGTCCGGCGGACGGACGCCAAGCACCGCTACGAGATCCTGGTCGACGGCGAGCGCGCCGGGCTGGCCGCGTACCGCGACCACGGTGACCAGCGCGTCTTCTACCACACCGTGGTGGACGACGCCTTCGCCGGACAGGGCCTGGCCTCCCGGCTGGTCCAGGAGGCGCTCACCGACGTGCGCGAGTCCGGGAAGCGGATCGTGCCCGTCTGCCCGTACGTGGCCGGGTTCCTGAAGAGGCACGAGGAGTTCGCCGACATCACCGACCCCGTGACCACCGAGATCCAGCACTGGCTGGATGCCCAACCGGGCTGA
- a CDS encoding family 16 glycoside hydrolase, protein MVTQSKPKTVAFAGARTGGVAWEWDFGDGSKPSHEANPAHTYADYGTYHAKLTVTYADGEKATATFDAKAGCPAPDARPTVHLLDTDTGVTNHRAGGGCTVNDLIDDESSWPNHGEFVSHVNAVVNDLRKQGVLDNRESSAISKAAAQSEIGKVAGYKTVFDGTAASLADWRQAGAGKFSLQPDGTMRSSGGMGMLWYAKQELKDFSVRLQFRDVAPGSANANSGVFIRFPDPRTPLADRPDGSCGTVGSARTAPEWVAIYCGQEIQIYDGAAGEVQKTGSVYNFKSLGLDKAGVTPKGQWNDYEVRAVGQHYTIIRNGVVINEFDNTPGKSSSRAGDPPTDLRQFLSGYVGLQNHSDTDLIEFRNIRVRGL, encoded by the coding sequence CCAGAGCAAGCCGAAGACGGTGGCGTTCGCCGGCGCCAGAACCGGCGGCGTGGCCTGGGAGTGGGACTTCGGCGACGGCAGCAAGCCCTCGCACGAGGCCAACCCGGCCCACACGTACGCCGACTACGGCACGTACCACGCGAAGCTGACGGTCACCTACGCCGACGGCGAGAAGGCCACAGCGACGTTCGACGCCAAGGCCGGCTGCCCGGCTCCCGACGCCCGGCCGACCGTCCACCTGCTGGACACCGACACGGGCGTGACCAACCACCGGGCCGGCGGCGGCTGCACCGTCAACGACCTGATCGACGACGAGTCGTCCTGGCCGAACCACGGGGAGTTCGTCAGCCACGTCAACGCCGTGGTCAACGACCTCCGCAAGCAGGGCGTCCTCGACAACCGCGAGTCGTCGGCGATCAGCAAGGCGGCGGCGCAGAGCGAGATCGGCAAGGTCGCCGGGTACAAGACCGTCTTCGACGGGACCGCGGCGAGTCTGGCCGACTGGCGTCAGGCCGGAGCGGGCAAGTTCTCGCTCCAGCCGGACGGCACCATGCGCAGCTCCGGCGGCATGGGCATGCTGTGGTACGCCAAACAGGAGCTGAAGGACTTCTCGGTCAGGCTCCAGTTCCGTGACGTGGCGCCGGGCAGCGCCAACGCCAACAGCGGGGTCTTCATCCGGTTCCCGGACCCGAGGACACCGCTGGCGGACCGCCCGGACGGCAGTTGCGGCACGGTCGGCTCGGCCCGCACCGCCCCCGAGTGGGTCGCGATCTACTGCGGCCAGGAGATCCAGATCTACGACGGCGCCGCGGGCGAGGTCCAGAAGACCGGTTCCGTCTACAACTTCAAGTCGCTCGGCCTGGACAAGGCGGGGGTGACCCCGAAGGGCCAGTGGAACGACTACGAGGTGCGTGCGGTCGGACAGCACTACACGATCATCCGGAACGGCGTGGTGATCAACGAGTTCGACAACACGCCCGGCAAGTCGTCGTCCCGTGCGGGTGACCCGCCCACCGACCTGCGCCAGTTCCTCAGCGGGTACGTGGGGCTGCAGAACCACAGCGACACCGATCTGATCGAGTTCCGCAACATCCGGGTACGCGGTCTGTAG
- a CDS encoding GtrA family protein has translation MRRLSARHSTSARPGRTALTREVFWFVVIGVASTVAQALLYWVLRHWSPPILANFAALLAVTVLNTEANRRLTFRGSTVRVLQAHLAAGGLFVLAYLVTSGALLLFGHYQPTASPAAETLVLAPSFALATVVRFTVLRMVVFRRRHR, from the coding sequence GTGCGACGCCTCAGCGCACGGCACAGCACCTCCGCCCGGCCCGGCCGCACCGCGCTGACCAGGGAAGTCTTCTGGTTCGTCGTGATCGGCGTCGCCTCCACCGTGGCCCAGGCCTTGCTGTACTGGGTTCTGCGCCACTGGTCGCCGCCCATCCTGGCCAACTTCGCCGCCCTTCTTGCCGTCACCGTCCTCAACACGGAGGCCAACCGCCGACTGACCTTTCGCGGGTCCACGGTCCGGGTCCTCCAGGCGCATCTGGCCGCGGGTGGCCTGTTCGTCCTGGCGTACCTGGTCACCTCAGGCGCCCTCCTGCTCTTCGGCCACTACCAGCCCACCGCCTCACCAGCAGCGGAGACCCTGGTGCTCGCACCGAGCTTCGCCCTGGCGACCGTGGTGCGCTTCACCGTCCTGCGGATGGTGGTCTTCAGACGCCGCCACCGATGA
- a CDS encoding NAD-dependent epimerase/dehydratase family protein, which translates to MLVLVTGGAGFIGSHVVRALVEARHGVRVLDVRSPEPPQFPPGVAFVRGDVRDRSVVGEALRGVDAVCHQAAMVGLGRDFDDAPAYVGCNDLGTAVLLTAMARLRVRELVLAGSMVYYGEGRYECARHGTVRPGPRRVADLDAGRFEPVCPRCGGPLTPGLVPEDTPPDPRNVYAATKVAQEHLAAAWARATGGRAFALRYHNVYGPGMPRDTPYAGVASLFGSALARGEPPRIFEDGCQLRDFVHVADVAAANLAALDAVGAAIPAGTLRAYNVGSGSPHTVGEMATALAGACDGPEAVVTGEYRLGDVRHITASSARLREELGWLPRVPFTDGMREFAKAPLRGQTSTPR; encoded by the coding sequence ATGCTCGTCCTTGTCACAGGAGGGGCCGGGTTCATCGGCTCCCATGTCGTCCGGGCTCTCGTCGAGGCCAGGCACGGGGTGCGCGTGTTGGACGTGCGGTCCCCCGAGCCGCCGCAGTTCCCGCCCGGCGTCGCGTTTGTGCGCGGCGACGTGCGGGACCGATCGGTGGTCGGGGAGGCGCTGCGCGGGGTGGACGCGGTCTGTCATCAAGCGGCGATGGTCGGCCTGGGCCGGGACTTCGACGACGCGCCCGCCTACGTGGGGTGCAACGACCTGGGCACCGCCGTCCTGCTCACGGCCATGGCCCGGCTGCGGGTTCGCGAGCTCGTCCTGGCCGGCTCGATGGTGTACTACGGCGAGGGCCGCTACGAATGCGCCCGCCACGGGACCGTCCGGCCCGGCCCGCGCCGGGTCGCCGACCTGGACGCCGGGCGGTTCGAGCCCGTCTGCCCGCGCTGCGGCGGTCCGCTCACCCCCGGCCTGGTGCCGGAGGACACGCCACCCGACCCGCGCAACGTCTACGCGGCGACGAAAGTGGCCCAGGAGCACCTGGCCGCTGCCTGGGCGCGGGCCACCGGGGGCCGGGCGTTCGCCCTGCGCTACCACAATGTCTACGGGCCGGGCATGCCGCGCGACACCCCCTACGCCGGCGTGGCCTCGCTCTTCGGCTCCGCGCTCGCGCGCGGTGAGCCGCCCCGGATCTTCGAGGACGGCTGCCAGCTCCGCGACTTCGTCCACGTGGCCGACGTGGCCGCCGCCAACCTGGCGGCACTCGACGCGGTCGGCGCCGCGATCCCGGCAGGAACGCTGCGCGCCTACAACGTCGGCAGCGGCAGCCCGCACACCGTGGGCGAGATGGCCACCGCGCTCGCGGGCGCCTGCGACGGGCCCGAGGCGGTGGTGACCGGCGAATACCGGCTGGGCGACGTCCGCCACATCACCGCCTCCTCGGCGCGGCTGCGCGAGGAACTCGGCTGGCTGCCCCGGGTACCGTTCACCGACGGCATGCGGGAGTTCGCGAAGGCACCCCTGCGCGGCCAGACATCGACGCCTCGGTGA
- a CDS encoding molybdopterin-dependent oxidoreductase — MGSGGRPPAPGSGGPQRPGSDEGHVQGRLERVRAAVAARAAKGAARTRALVRRVERTPPPPGPFRPGFWRSPLRGPWLTSVFGLVLLIGIPLIFVTGMLSYASYNPGLGRINDQTPDKDLLGFYLFDWPTHPYWLYRLTQGVHVTLGVVLVPVLLAKLWSVIPKLFEWLPVRSVAHALERLSLLMLVGGVIFEFVTGIINIQLFYVFPGSFYTLHFYGAWVFIAAFVVHVSLRLGRMTRALRSRSLAAELRTDLAHTRPEPPDPDGLVPTAPAPPTMTRRGALAMVGGGSLLLLVVTAGQSIGGWLRSTALLAPHNRTPGSGPNAFQINKTAASVGVTPAHVGPAWRLEIHGPGPTLVLTRAQLLAMPQHAAALPIACVEGWSTPNQQWSGLRLADLAALAGLPDARSVLVQSVQPPGPYSSVVLRDNQIHDPRSLLALRVNGADLSLDHGYPARVIVPANPGVNNTKWVHRLTFRT, encoded by the coding sequence ATGGGCAGTGGCGGACGGCCGCCGGCCCCGGGCTCCGGCGGGCCGCAGCGGCCGGGATCGGACGAGGGGCACGTACAGGGGCGCCTCGAGCGCGTGCGCGCTGCCGTGGCGGCGCGGGCCGCCAAGGGGGCCGCTCGTACCCGGGCCCTCGTGCGGCGGGTCGAGCGGACTCCTCCGCCTCCGGGGCCGTTCCGTCCCGGCTTCTGGCGCAGTCCCCTCCGCGGGCCCTGGCTGACGTCCGTGTTCGGCCTGGTGCTGCTGATCGGCATCCCGCTGATCTTCGTCACCGGGATGCTCTCCTACGCCTCCTACAACCCGGGACTCGGCCGCATCAACGACCAGACCCCGGACAAAGACCTGCTGGGCTTCTACCTCTTCGACTGGCCCACACATCCTTACTGGCTGTACCGGCTGACCCAGGGCGTGCACGTGACCCTCGGCGTGGTCCTCGTGCCGGTGCTGCTGGCCAAGTTGTGGTCAGTGATCCCGAAGCTGTTCGAATGGCTGCCGGTCCGCTCCGTCGCCCATGCACTGGAGCGGTTGTCCCTGCTCATGCTGGTCGGCGGGGTGATCTTCGAATTCGTCACCGGCATCATCAACATCCAGCTCTTCTACGTCTTCCCCGGCTCCTTCTACACCCTGCACTTCTACGGCGCCTGGGTCTTCATCGCCGCCTTCGTCGTCCATGTGAGCCTCAGACTCGGACGGATGACCCGCGCCCTGCGCTCCCGCAGCCTGGCAGCCGAACTGCGCACCGACCTCGCCCACACACGGCCAGAACCCCCCGACCCCGACGGCCTGGTCCCAACCGCTCCCGCACCGCCGACGATGACCCGGCGCGGCGCGCTCGCCATGGTGGGGGGCGGATCGCTCCTCCTCCTCGTGGTCACCGCAGGACAGAGCATCGGCGGCTGGCTGCGCAGCACCGCCCTCCTCGCGCCGCACAACCGTACTCCGGGCAGCGGCCCGAACGCCTTCCAGATCAACAAGACCGCAGCCTCCGTCGGCGTCACCCCCGCGCACGTCGGCCCCGCCTGGCGCCTGGAGATCCACGGCCCCGGTCCGACACTCGTCCTCACCCGCGCACAACTCCTCGCGATGCCCCAGCATGCCGCCGCACTGCCGATCGCCTGCGTGGAAGGGTGGTCCACCCCCAACCAGCAGTGGAGCGGCCTCCGACTGGCCGACCTCGCCGCCCTGGCGGGCCTCCCCGACGCCCGAAGCGTCCTCGTGCAATCCGTCCAACCACCCGGCCCCTACAGCTCGGTGGTACTGCGGGACAACCAGATCCACGACCCTCGATCGCTGCTCGCCCTGCGCGTCAACGGCGCGGACCTCTCACTCGACCACGGCTACCCGGCCCGCGTCATCGTCCCGGCCAACCCCGGCGTGAACAACACCAAGTGGGTACACCGGCTCACCTTCAGGACCTGA